A stretch of DNA from Bradyrhizobium algeriense:
GAATACTTGTGACGGGCAGGAAGACAGCCATTCTGGCGCGGCAGGCTCTTTTGCTGGGGCTGGCGTTTTGTTTGGCCATGACAGTCCTGACTGTCCTGGGCCAGACGGCCGCGGCCAATCCGGCGCAGCTGATTTCTGACTTTCGGCTAAAGCACGGGGAGAAGCGCGTCACCCTGGATGCTGCTCTCACACGGATTGCACACGATCAAGCCCAGGCGATGGCCGCAAAGGACCAACTGGATCACGATGTCCTCGGCCGGTTCAATTCGCGTGTCGACCCGGCGGGCGCCGGCCGGGCCGCCGAGAACATTGCGTATGGCTATGACAGTTTTCCCAAAACCCTCGACCAGTGGATCAATTCGTCAGGTCACCGAAAAAACCTGCTGCTGCCCGGCGCCACGCGCGTCGGTGTAGCCAGCGTGAAAAGCGCGAAGACCGGTCGTATGTATTGGGCCATGGTGATTGCTGGCGACTATGAGCGTCCCAAGAAACCGAAGAGTTCACCCAAGAGTTCGCCGAAGGATTCAAAGCAGGCAACCGCTGCCAGACCTAAATCGCGCGCAGCTGAGGCCTGCCGACTGAAGATTCTCAGCATCTGCTTTTAGGGGAAGTTGCAACTTGTAGCTTGCAAGCTCGTTCCTGTTATGTTCTTCTTGGTCATTCCTCGGAGGTGACCAATGGATGTCGAGAAGCAACGGGAAATAATTCGGCTCTGGAATCGCATGCGCCAGGTCGAAGGTCCGGTCGCGGAGGAAATCCGTATCCAGATTCTTGAATGCTTTGCACAGCGCGAGCCGTCGAGTGCGCGGATGAGCGATCGCCGGGAGGTGTTGAGCCGCGTCAGGGTTCCGACCGGCAAGGTGCATCGCATCGGCGAGCGCGGCAACAACGCAACGCTTTGACGGCTTCGCACCTCGACGCGGTTGATTCGGCGGTCGTCAAGATTGACTGAATCGACGTGCGATGCATGCTGCACGCATGTTGTCGCGTGTGCGCAATCATTTTCAAGGTGCGAAGTTCGCCCGCATGAGCAGCGGGACATATTGCATCATCCGCGACCTCGGGCTGGTCAAGGGCGGCAAGGGGATGCGGCACCACGAGGTGCTCGTCACCTTCAGTCCCAAAGCGTTCCTGCGCTCGATCGGGCGCCTGAGCGGTGATCTGGTGCGTGCAGGGAAGCGGCGATCGCTTTGGCTCCAACGTGAGCCGCAGCGCTTCCGGACCGATGTTCCACCATCCGCCGTGCCGGAAAGCGCCTCCCAGCCTTAGAGCGCCTCCAGCCTTAGTGCCGCGCGGGGCGTTTCGCGCGAGGCGCGCCAATGGCATCCGCTCGAAGGATAAGGCGCATCGATTAGCGCTGCGAGGCCTGCCATGCCAACAGACGATGCTCGGCGAGCGACATCGCCACCGACGTCACGTAACCGGTGACGCCCAGCAGGATCACACCGGCGAACAGGTCGGCCGAGCGGAACGCGCGGGCCGAGAGCAGCACCCAGTGGCCGAGCCCGTCGAGGCCGGCCAGGATTTCGCAGACCACCGAGAGAATCAGCGCCACTGTCAGGCTGAGGCGCATGCCGGCGAGAATGTCGGGGCTGGCGGAAGGCAACGCAATTTTGAAGATCACGGCGAGCCGCGACATCTGCAGCGACCGCGCCACCTCGTAGAGCCGGGGCTCGACCGCGGCAAACCCGTGGATGGTCGCCAGCATGATCGGCCAGATCGCGCCGAAGGCGATCACGAACAGCGCCATCGCCTGCGTCAATCCGAGCATGGCGATCGCAACCGGAATGATCGCCGAGACCGGCAGCGGCCGCAAAAACTCCAGCGAGGGCGCGACATAGATCCGCATCGTGCGCGACGATCCGATGATCGCGCCGATCGCGATGCCGGCGATGGAGGCGGCGAGCCAGCCATAGGCCATGTGTTCGAGGGTGCCGGCGAGCTTGCTCCAGAGATCGCCTGTGGAAAATCCGCGCACCAGCGAGGCCCAGGCCCGGTCCGGCCCCGGCAGGAACACCGGCGACACCAGTTTCAAATTGGCGATCAATTGCCAGAGCGCGATGAAGCCGGCCGCGACCGCAAAGCTCGCCACGCGCCACAAGATGACAGTCCGGTTCATTGACCGTCTCCGCTCAACGCGGCGCGGCCGAACAGGCGCTGTTGGGCCACGGTCAGAAGGATGTTCAGCGCGTAGCCGATGATGCCGATCCAGACCAGGTAGGCCAGCATCAGGTCGGGGCGCAGCGCTTGCTGCGCCAGCATGATGCCGGCGCCGAGGCCGAGCGGATTGATCGCGATTTCGACCGTCACGGCGACGATCAGCGCGATACCGGCCGACAGCCGAAAGGCCACGAAGATCCGCGGCAGCGCCGCCGGGATGATGATCTTCCAGACCCGCTGCGCCGGCGGCAAGCGTAACGCCCGCGCCACTTCCATCAGCCGCGGCTCGATGCTGCGCACCGCGGCGCGGGAAAGGATCAGGACCGGCCAGACGCAGGCAAACGCCACGATCACGATTTCCATGCGGTAGCCGAAACCGAGTGCGATCAGCGCGATCGGCAACAGCGCGATCGAGGGGATCGGCCTGATCGCCTCGACGGTCACTTCCATCAGGCGGTTGAGCGTATCGGAGATTCCGATGGCAATGCCGAGCGCAAGGCCAATGACCGTGCCGATCGCAAGCCCGGCAAAAGCCGAAAACAGGGTGTCGCGCGTCGCCGCCAGGATCGAGAGATCGGTGAAGGCGCCAAAGAGCGCCATGACAATCTCGCTCGGCGGCGCAAGGCTGTCGCTTTGCAGATGGGTGGCGCGCACCCATACTTCGAACGCCACCAGTACCGCGAGCGGCAGCGCCAGCGCCTTGGCGGAATTGCCGGTCACTGCTCGGTCGCCTTGATGAAGTCGAACAATTGCCGCCGCAGTCGCAGGAATTCAGGCTGTTCGCGGGTCGATAGCTGCTCGCGCGGGCGCGGCAGATTGACCGATAGCTCGATGCCGATCCGTCCCGGATGCGGCAACAGGCCGATCACGCGGTCGCCGAGATAGATGGCTTCATCAAGGTCATGGGTTACGAAGATCACGGTCGCGCCGCTTGCCGCCACCAGCGTCAGCACCTCGTCCTGCAAACCCTGCCGCGTCATCGCATCCAGCGCGCCGAACGGCTCGTCCATCAGAAGCGTCTTCGGCTCCTGCGCCAGGCAGCGGGCGATCTGCAGGCGCTGCTGCATGCCGCCGGACATTTCGGACGGATATTTGCCGGCGTGTCCGGGCAGGCCGACGGTGCGGAGCAATTCCTCGATGCGGGCCGGGCGCTCGGCGGACGGCATGCCACCCGCCTCCAGCGCCAGCGAGACATTGCCTGCCGCGGTGCGCCACGGCAGCAGCGCCTTGCCGTAATCCTGAAACACGATCGCGATCTCGCGCCGCGGCTCGCGCATCGGCTGGCCGTCGAAATTCACCTTGCCGCTGGTCGGCTGGTAGAGACCTGCCGCCAGACGCAGCGCCGTGGTCTTGCCGCAGCCGGAGGCGCCGACGATGCAGAGGAATTCGCCGGGCTGCACACCCAGGCTGAGATTCTCGATGATGGTCTTGCCGCCGAGCTGGAGCGTGACTTCGTCAAACCGGATCTGCGGCGCAGGGGTACCCGGGACGGTTTCGAGGCGTTTAGCGGCGCTTGCCATGATGTCAGCTCTTGCTGCCTGAGGGATAGACGAAGTCCATGGTCGAGCGAAGATGCGCTTCCAGCATCGCCTGGGAGCCGGGAATATCGCGCGCGATGATACGGTCGGCGAGCAGTTGGTGCGCGCGTACGAACTTCTTGCCGCTGTCGAAGGAGCGCATCATCACCCTGCGATAGCGATAGGCCTGGTCGTAGAGATCGGAATGGGCTGATAGCATGCGTTTTGAACCGCAGGCGGCCAGCAACGCGGTATGAAAGCCCTTGTGCAGCCGGTCGAAATCCTCCGCACCCTCGCGGAATTCATCGCCGGTGCGCTCTATGTGCCGGCGCATCTGGTGCAGGGCGCTGACGATTCCCGCCTCCCAGGCGTCGTCGCCATTGACGATGGCGAGGCGGATGGCCTCGATCTCGATCGCGGTGCGCATGCAGGTAATGTCGAGCAGATCCTCGCGGCTGATGTCGGCGACGCGAAAGCCGCGTTGTCCGGTGCCGACGATCAGTCCGCGCGACATCAGCCGCGACAGGCCCTCGCGCAGTGGGGTCGCGCCGATCTCGTAGCGCTGCACGAGATCGACGATGCCGAGCCGCGATCCCGGTGCCAGATGACCGGCCAGGATGTCCTGTTCGACCAGCATGGCCGCACGCTCGCTCAGCGTGACGGCCTCGGTCACCGGTCGGTTCGGTTGGCGGTCGAAAGCCGGCATCGTGCAATCCGTTACTTCAGGACCAGTTTTGAGGTGTCGAGCTTGGATTGCAGCATCTTTTGCGTCGACATCACTTCGATCCACCAGGCCAGTTGTTCGAGCTTCAGCACCGGTTCGGAGCGGTTCGGCGGCGTCGCCTTGACCACCTCGATCGGCTGCTTGGTGAATTTTGCAATCGAGGCCGACGCCTTTTCGCGGTCGTTGTTGACGATGACAGCGGATTCGGCGAGCGCGTCGCGGAATTTCTTGATCGCCGCGGCGTTCTTGTCCGCCCATTCGCGCGACGCAGCATAGAAGATGATCGGATCGGTGCGCGCCAGTTCGACCGCATAGCGTGCGCCGACCGAGCCCAGCCCGGCATTGGTCATGCGGGTCACAAACGGTTCGGCGGTCAGCACGGCGTCGACACCGCCGGACTTGATGATATCGGCCATGGTCGGGAAGGTGACCTCGACGAAATTGACGCCCTTGGGATCGACGCCTTTCTCCACCAGCCATTTCACGAACAGTACATGCAGGAAGGCGTTCAGCCCGGGCGCGCCGACTTTCTTGCCGACAAAGTCCTTCGGTTCCTTGATGGTGATGCCGTTGCGGACAAAGGCGGTGATGTTGCCATTCGACACCGGGCTCATCACGGTTGCCCCGGCGACGGCGACGAGATCGAGGCCGCCGTCGGCCGCCTGCAGGAACACGGTCGAGGTCGGTCCGCCGATCTGGATCGAGTTCGACAGGATCGCCGCCGGGATATTCGAGTTGATGCCGATCGGCGTCATCTCGACCTCGAGCCCGTGCTTTTTGAAAATGCCTTCGTCGATGGCCACAATCGCGGAAGCGCAGTCTGAGGTAGCGGTGCAGCCGACCTGGATCTTGGCCTGGGCAAAGGCGGTGCCGGTCAGCGCCACGCCGACCGCAAGGGCGGCAAGAGCCTTTTTCTTCACGGTGTTTTCCCCACTCACATTTTTCTGTCTTGTTTATCGATATTTTTTTTGATCATATATTTCATCGGAAAACAAGGGGTCATCCAGTGAAACTCGCGACATTCAAATCCGGCGGACAGGAAAAGATCGGAATCGTGCATACAGCCGATACGCTTCTGTTCGATCTCGCAGCCGCCGCCAACCGGAGCGGAAGCGCCAATCCGGCCTTCGCATCGATGCTGGCATTGATCGACGCCGGCGAGAGCGCGCTCGAACAAGCGGCGAAGCTGTTCGAGAAGCACGGCAAGGACGAGAGCCTATCCATCAAGACCGGGACGGCCGAAATTCTCGCGCCAATCCCCGAGCCGCGGCAGATGCGGGACGGCATGTCGTTTCCGCTGCACATCCTGCAAGCCCCGCGCGGACAGCTCAAGCTCGCCGCGCGCGCCAAGAACGACATGGCCGAGCTGGCGCGGATCGAGGCGGAGCCGCTGGGCGAATTGCCGGAGGTCTATCGCAAGCAGCCGATCTACTACATCACCAACCGTTTCAGCGTCCGCGGCACCAACACCACGGTGAAATGGCCGCGTTACAGTCAGGTGATGGATTACGAACTTGAATTCGGCATCATCACCAGGAACAAGGGCGCCAACATCTCCGCGGCCAAGGCCAGGGACCACATCTTCGGCTATACGATCTTCAACGATTTTTCCGCGCGCGATGCCCAGCGCATTGAAATGGAAGGGCGGCTGGGGCCGGCGAAAGGCAAGAGCTTTGACGGCGGCAACGTGATGGGGCCATGGATCGTCACGCCGGACGAGATCGGCGATCCCTATAAATTGAAGATGGAAGCACGCGTCAACGGCAAGATGCGTTCTCAGGGCGTGACCGAGGGCATGCTATTCTCGTTCGAGGAGATCATCGCCCATGTCAGCAAGGACGAGACCCTGATGCCCGGCGAATTCATCGGATCCGGAACCGTCGGCAACGGCTGCGGCCTCGAGCTCGGCTGGTATCTTGAGCACGGCGATACCATCGAACTCGAAGTCGAAAAGATCGGCACTTTGAAGAACCGGGTCGAGCGGCAATAGCCGCCTCCGGACAGGTCGGCAAAACAAGAACACCAGCGAGGAAACGCCATGGCGCGCAAGTTGATCGATATCTCTGTTCCCTTGCAAAACGACGTGCCGGCCGATCCGCCCGGCAATCACCCGACCATCCAGTACATCGATCACCAGCAGGGCCTGCCGCGCATGCTGCAGTTCTTCGACGGCCTGAAGGCGGAAGACCTGCCGGACGGACAGGGCTGGGCGGTCGAGCAGGTATCGCTCTCCACCCACAACGGGACGCATCTGGATGCGCCCTGGCATTTCCATCCCACCATGAATCGCGGCGAGCGCGCCTGGACCATCGACGAAGTGCCGCTGGAATGGTGCTTTCAGCCGGGCGTGAAACTCGACTTCCGGCATTTGCCGGACGGCTATGTCGCGACCGCCAAGGATGTCGAGGCCGAATTGAAGCGCATCGGGCATACGCTGTCGCCGCTGGAGATCGTCGTGGTCAACACCAGCGCCGGCGTCAAATACGGAAGGCAGGACTACGTCACGTCCGGCTGCGGCATGGGTTACGAGGCGACGATGTATCTGCTGGAGCGCGGCGTGCGGCTGACCGGCATCGACGGCTGGAGCTGGGACGCGCCGTTCGTCTACACCGCGAAGAAATATGCCGAGACCAGGGATGCTAGTTTGATCTGGGAAGGCCACAAGGCCGGCCGCCACATCGGCTATTGCCACATCGAAAAGCTGCACAATCTCGAACAACTGCCGTCGACCGGCTTCATGGTGTCGTGCTTCCCGGTGAAGATCGAACGCGCTTCGGCCGGGTGGACGCGTGCGGTCGCCATTCTTGACGGCTGAAGGCTGCACGCAACAACAAACAAAAATCGGGGAGAGAACGAATGACGGATTTGCGTACGCCCTCGCTGCGGGGCTGCTTCTGCTGTGGCCGGTCAAGTCCGTCGCTCTCAAACCTAAGCCGACGCGGCTTCATGCTCGGCTCCGGCGCGCTGGCGATATCAGCGGCCATGGGGCGCGACCGGGCAGGGGCGCAACCCGTCGAGGCAAAACCGTTCCGGATTGACGTTCACCATCATCTGTCGCCGCCGACCTACGTGACGGCGTCGAACGACGGCGGCTTCGGCGATCCGCTGATGAAGAACTGGACGATCGAGAAATCGCTCGCGGATATGGACAAGGCCGGCATTGCCACCGCGATGCTGTCGGTGACAACGCCCGCGGTCAATTTCACCAAAGGCGATGCGGCGCGAAAGCTCTGCCGCGAGTCGAACGAGTATGCCGCAAAACTGGTCGCGGATTATCCCGGGCGCTTCGGCAATTTCGCGATGCTGCCGCTCAGCGACGCCGAAGGCAGCCTGCGCGAACTGACGTATGCGCTCGACACGCTCAAGGCCGACGGCATCGCCTTGATGACGAGCTACGGCGACAAGTGGCTTGGCGACCCGCTGTTCCTGCCGGTCATGGAGGAGCTCAACCGCCGCAAGGCGCTGGTCTACACCCATCCGACGGCGGCCAATTGCTGCGTGAACTTGGCGCCGACGCAGCCGCCTGTAATGATCGAGTTCGGCACTGACACGACGCGCACCATCGCCGACATCATCTTCTCCGGCAACGCACGGCGCTTTCCCGAAATCCGCTGGATCTTCTCGCACGCCGGCGGGACCATGCCGTTCCTGATCGAGCGCTTCGTCCGCCATCCGCTGCTGGTGCCGAAGGCCAAGGAGACGGTGCCTGACGGTACGCTCACCGAGCTGAAGCGCTTCTTCTACGACACCGCGCAGACCTCCAACCGCGGCGCGATGTCGGCGCTGGCGGCGATCATCCCGCCGTCGCAGATCGTGTTCGGAACGGATTTCCCGTACCGCACCGGCATTGATCATGTGAAGGGACTGCGCGAGGCGGGTGTGTTCACAGACGATCAGATCGCGGCGATCGAGCGGGGGAATGCGCTCAAGTTGTTACCGCGATTGGCAAGCTAGTTTGGCAGCAAGTCGAGCCTCTGCTCACGTCGCGAAGCGATCCATAAAAAAGAAAAGGCGCACCGGTTGTCCGGCGCGCCTCGATCTTCTCCGGTCCCGTCTAAGGCGACGACGACCGGCCTATATCACCACCTGCAGACGCGGACGCCGTAGGGGTTCCACCAGCAGCGCGGACCCCCGCCATAGAAGCCATAACCTCGTCCGTAGTAGCCCCGCCCATAACCTCGGCCATAGAAGCCACGACCGCCGCCGCGATAGAAGCCACGACCGCCGCGGAAGCCGCCTCGGCCACCACGGTACGCCTGCGCCGGCGAAGTCGTTGCGCCTACCAGAACAGCAGACGTGCTGACGAAGTAGACGAAGAACAAAGCCAAAGCTGCAAGGCAGCGAGTCAGGACGTTGTAGCGTTTAGCCATTCGGGAATCTCCGGGTCACTTCCAAGGCATCTGGACTTCGGGACTATCTCACTTAGACGCGCGAGGCAGCTTTCGGTTCAGATGCGCTAAGATAATATTTTTACTAAGGTTCTTTCGAGCTTTCGGGACTTTATTAAGAAGGGCAGGTAAGGTCAAGTTACAGCCGGTTTATCGAGGGTTTTTGCATTGCGCCGTTCATCTTCCTGAATGTTTGCTGAACGCCGATGATTGTGCGCCGCAGAATTTCGAGAGAAGCTACGGCAATGCCACGCCGGCAACTTGATCTCGACACGATTTCCATTTTTTCAACGTAAGACCACCTCGCCTTAACGAGTACCCATGCCCAAAAAGCACACTTATGTCCTTGGCCTGAACACCTATGACCATGATGTCAGCGCCTGCCTGTTGCGCGACGGCGCCATCGCGTTTGCGATCGCCAAGGAGCGGATCACGCGGGCCAAGCATGCATCGGGCTTTTACAAGGAAGTGATCGACTATTGCCTCGAAGCTGAGGGCATCACACTCGATGACGTCGATCTGGTGGTGCGCAATTGTTATATCCTGCCGGTCCAGGAAATGGAGGAGCGGCTGGTCTACTTCGATGCGCCGGGCTTCCTTCCGGATTTCGAGCGCGGCGACGCGGCCAAGCACCCGCTGTATCTGTCGCGTCAGGACAAGGTGGTCACGATCTCCCACCACCTGGCGCACGCCTACAGCGCGTTCGCGGTGTCGCCGTTCGAGGATGGCGTCGTGATGATCGTCGATGGCGTCGGCAGCTACCGCTCCGACGTCATGGAATCTTTCCCCGCCAGCGACACGGCGACGCCGCTCGCGCGTGAGTCGGAGAGCTATTACAAGTTCAGCGGCGCGACGCTGGAATGCCTGAAGAAGGTCTGGATGGAGCCGGACCGCGGCTTCCTCAGCGATGAATTCTACACCATGCCCGGTCTCGGTGCGCTCTACAGCCGCGCCTCCACCTACATTTTCGGCGACTGGAACAAGTGCGGCGAGCTCATGGGTCTGGCGCCCTATGGTCGCCGCAACCAGGTCAAACATCTGCTCGAACTGAATGACGGCAAGCTGCAGGTGCCGCACTGGACCGCGGATTTCAAGGAGCCTTACGTGTTCGAACCCGGCAGCAACTGGGAAAAGAGCCCTGCGATGCGGCACTGGGAAGATCTCGCCTGGCGCACGCAGGATGACACCGAAAACGTGCTGCTCGCCCGCGCCCGGTGGCTGCGCGAAACCACCGGCGCAAAAAACCTCTGCATGGCCGGCGGCGTCGCGCTCAATTGCGTCGCGAATGGACGGGTCGCCCGCGAAGCGGGATTCGAGAACGTCTGGATCCAGCCAGCAGCCGGTGACGATGGGATTGCGATCGGCTGCGCCTATTACGGCTGGCTCGAAATCCTGAAGCAGCGCCGCGACTTCGTCATGGACCATTCCTATGTCGGCAAACGCTATAGCGATCAGGAGGCCGCGAAGGAGCTGCAGAAGTTTCTGGTGCGGATCCAGGTCGATGCCGTCAGCAGCGACAATGTCTGCCGCGATACGGCAAAGCTGCTCGCCGATCAGAAGGTGATCGGCTGGTTTCAGGACCGGTCGGAATTCGGACCGCGCGCGCTCGGCAACCGAAGCCTGATCGCCGATCCACGCAAGCCCGAGATGAAGGACATCCTCAACAGCCGCGTCAAGCACCGGCAGGCGTTCCGGCCGTTCGCGCCGATCGTGCTGGCCGAGCGCATGACGGAAATTTTCGAAGGCGAGGAGGACTCGCCCTTCATGCTGATTGCCAAGCCGGTGCGCCCGGAGTGGCGGGACAAAATTCCGGCGATCGTGCATGTCGACGGCACCGCGCGCGTCCAGACCGTGCGCGAAGCAACCAATCCGATGCTTTACCGTCTGCTGAAAGAATTCGAGGCGCTGACCGGCGTTCCCGTGCTGATCAACACCTCATTCAACATCAAGGGCGAGCCGATCGTGGAAACGCCGCTGGATGCCGTGAACTGCTTTCTGACCACGGGCGTCGATCATCTGGTCATGCACAACACGATCGTCTCGAAGAATACGATGCACAAGGTAGTCGCGCCGGTGCTCAACGTCTACGCCGACGTGCGCACGCTGGTGGCGTCGACCGCGCAGCCGGCCTGAGGCCGGCTGCCGCGATCCCGCCAAGAGCGCTCAGGCGGCTTTCGGCGCCGGCGGCTTGAGCGGCTTGTCCTGCCGCTTCGACCAGGAAATGTAGTACGCGACAATGGTCATGATCGCGATGCCGGTCACGCTGACGAGGATCTGAACGAGCAGCGAGCCTGAACTCAACGACAGCATGAAATGTCCGACGAAGGACAGGAACACGCCGACGCAGAACACCGCAAGCGATTGCTGGCCGCAGACGACCAAGGGATCGAAAATCCTCCACTCCAGGCCCGGCCACTCCTTCGGCACGAAGCGGATGACCAGGATGACGATGACGACGAAGTGCAGGAAGCGATAGGGCGCCAGATTGGTCTTGTCGTTCGGATTGAACGTCGAATACAGCCAGTGCGGGAACAGCTCGCCGAAAGCCGGAAACTTGCCGGCCATGGTCATGACCAGCGCGAGGATCATGTAGGCGATGCAGAACCAGAGCGTGGCCGGGTGCATGATCACTGACGCTGACTGCCGTGCACCACCGAGCGCGCACCATGCGCCGAATATGAACAGCACCTGCCAGGCGAACGGGTTGAAGTACCAGGTGCCGATCGGGTAGGCGGACAGATTCCATCCCGTTTGCCGCGACACCAGCCAAAGCACGATGGCGGCCAGCATGGTCCAGTTGGGCTGGCGCAGCATGATCCACAGCACCGGCGGGAACAGGCCCATCAGCACGATGTAGAGCGGCAGCACGTCGAGATTGACGGGCTTGAACTTCAGGAACAATCCCTGCCGCAGGGTTTCGGTCGCATTGTCGATCAGGCCAGCGACGTTGAAGTCGTTGACCAGTTGGGAATCGCCGAAGCGCAGCGCCAGATAGCTGATCGAGGCGATATAGATCACGAACAGGATGATGTGGGCAACATAGAGCTGCCAGACACGCTTGGTCAGCCGCGTCGCGCCGACGATGAAGCCGCGTTCCAGCATCATCCGGGCATAGACGAAGGAGGCGGTATAGCCGGAGATGAAAACGAACAGGTCGGCGGCGTCGCTGAACCCGTAATTGCGGGTGGTGATCCAGTTCACGACGTTGTCAGGAATATGATCCAGATAGATCGCCCAGTTCGCGACCCCGCGAAACAGGTCGAGCCGGAGATCGCGTCCTTTTTCTGGCAGGGTGGCGTTGATTTTCATGGCTGCCGTTTCGCAGTAATGATTCGGGAGGATGGCGCCGCAGAATCAGGTCCCGCCCGCCGGATAGCCCTAGATTGTCACAGTACGGCATAATGACTATACCGGTACGGAAATGGTACATCCGGGTTTTACGGAATCACCGATCAAATTTCCTGAAAGGTGTCTCTATACTATCCCGGCCGTTTCCACCAACCGCTACCGTGTCGCATACGCAAGGACCCGACCATCCATGACCGCACGCATTTTTAAGCCCGCCAAAAACGCGATGCAATCGGGCAGGGCCACGGCCCGGGAATGGCAGCTCGATTACGAGCCCGAGCAGCCCCGGGCGGTCGAGCCTCTGATGGGCTGGACCTCGTCGGGCGACATGAAGCAGCAGCTCACGCTGCAGTTCGACACCAAGGAAGACGCGATCGCCTATTGCGAGCGCAAGGGCATTGCCTACCAGGTGATCGAGCCCAAGGATTCGGTGCGCCGGCCGGCCGCCTACGCCGACAATTTCGCCTTCAAGCGCGTCGAACCCTGGACCCATTAGCCTAGCCGGCGTGCTTTTCAGCAGCCGCTCGACGCCCGGAGCCCGGACGAGGGCTACTGCGCCGGGCCCGATGCCGCCGGATCGTGGGGTATCGGCAGCGGCGCGTCCTTTGCCACACCAAGCACCGGGAAGGTTCTGATGTGGCGCACTTCAGGCATCGCAGAAAACTGCAGAAGCTGCTGGTGCATGCCTTCGACGTTTCGCGCCACGCATTTGAGCAGATAGTCGGCGTCGCCCGAAATCCGCCAGCTCTGCAGCACGAGCGGCACCGCGGCGATCGATTTTTCGAATGCCTGCAGCGGGGCCTGGGCCTGGCTCTGGAGCTGGATCAGGACAAAGGAAATGACTTCGTAGCCCAGCAGCGTTTCGTCGAGCGTGGCCCTGATGGCGCTGACATAGCCGCGCTCGCGCAAGGTGCGAACCCGCCGCCGGCACGGCGGCTCCGAAATGCCGACCCGCTCCGCCAGTTCGTTGTTGCGGATACGTCCATCCCTTTGCAGCTCGGACAGGATCTTCAGGTCGATGTCGTCGAGGGCGTGGCGTTCCGTCATGGGCTCCTCACGGGCACCTCATCGGCGTTCCAGCCTGCCACGCGTCGCCGTGCTCGGGGAGGGGGAACGTTTGGGTTGAGCCCGGCTGGGTGTTGCGCCGGGAGCGACGCTCGACAGCACCAGCTTTTCGTGGGCTGCAACGATGGCTTCCTTGGTGAGCCGCCCGCCGGGCCGGTACCAGGTGGTGAGGCCGGTCAACAGGGCCAGGATCGCGAATGTCGCCACCTGGATGTCCACGACCTCGAATTCGCCTTTGGCGACGCCCTGGCTGAGGATTTCCGCCAGCCGCTGTTCGTAGGCGCCGCGCAGCGCCACGATCTCTTCGTAGTTCTTCGGCTCCAGGCTCCGCAACTCGGAATTGGCGATGAAGACCTCGCGCTTCCTGGTCATGTGATAGGTGACGTGGAAGGCTGTGAAGGCGCGGAGCTTGTCGACCGGCCGCTGCTTGCCCTGCAGCGCACGATCGAGCTGGCGAAGCAATTCGTTGATGTGGTCCCGCACCAGCTCGAACAGCAATTCCTGCTTGGTGCTGATATGGTTGTAGAGCGAGCCCGACTGGATTCCGACCTCGGCCGCAAGTTGACGCAGGCTCATGGCCGCGTAGCCGTGCTCGAAGATCAGGCGCAGCCCGGCCTTGCGGATCGCCTCCATCGTCTTCGGGCCGTGAGAACCGATCGTCCGCGCCATGGGGCCTCTGGGCATTCGCCGCCGTGGAAACGAGCGGTCGATTGTATAATTTTGTCACGAAATGACAGTAGTTTCAATTGCCTGTAGCTATCATTTGA
This window harbors:
- a CDS encoding Lrp/AsnC family transcriptional regulator: MTERHALDDIDLKILSELQRDGRIRNNELAERVGISEPPCRRRVRTLRERGYVSAIRATLDETLLGYEVISFVLIQLQSQAQAPLQAFEKSIAAVPLVLQSWRISGDADYLLKCVARNVEGMHQQLLQFSAMPEVRHIRTFPVLGVAKDAPLPIPHDPAASGPAQ
- a CDS encoding TetR/AcrR family transcriptional regulator encodes the protein MARTIGSHGPKTMEAIRKAGLRLIFEHGYAAMSLRQLAAEVGIQSGSLYNHISTKQELLFELVRDHINELLRQLDRALQGKQRPVDKLRAFTAFHVTYHMTRKREVFIANSELRSLEPKNYEEIVALRGAYEQRLAEILSQGVAKGEFEVVDIQVATFAILALLTGLTTWYRPGGRLTKEAIVAAHEKLVLSSVAPGATPSRAQPKRSPSPSTATRGRLERR
- a CDS encoding ETC complex I subunit; translated protein: MTARIFKPAKNAMQSGRATAREWQLDYEPEQPRAVEPLMGWTSSGDMKQQLTLQFDTKEDAIAYCERKGIAYQVIEPKDSVRRPAAYADNFAFKRVEPWTH